In Aedes albopictus strain Foshan chromosome 3, AalbF5, whole genome shotgun sequence, the following are encoded in one genomic region:
- the LOC109403168 gene encoding zinc finger C4H2 domain-containing protein isoform X1 yields the protein MTAVDERTIYAKLEAMKDIRSKTLQLEKVKLKIIREVENGDAEEKCLSEYRRELELLMQEKMSHVEELRQIHADINAMETVIKQAEENRIRSINMANRFHEEYVPLKTEVDTMRREYLGLERLPELHEEEGSIISPEYRFQNYYTGGKALTAPTAAFARPALSAHHPLPPDGPVTALPPSAPPGFLPPPPVAMRINKPPELPTNRLQPAPSSIGIGHPTFRSDFNVNLRQQPPPMKSCLSCHQQIHRNAPICPLCKAKSRSRNPKKPKKKEH from the exons ATGACAGCCGTCGACGAGAGAACGATTTATGCAAAGCTGGAGGCGATGAAGGATATCCG CTCGAAAACTCTTCAGTTGGAGAAGGTTAAGTTGAAAATAATCCGTGAGGTGGAAAACGGTGATGCGGAGGAAAAGTGCCTCTCGGAATACCGCCGGGAGCTGGAGCTGCTGATGCAGGAAAAGATGAGTCACGTAGAGGAACTCCGGCAGATTCATGCTGACATCAATGCG ATGGAAACCGTCATCAAGCAAGCGGAGGAGAACCGGATTCGCTCGATCAACATGGCCAATCGCTTCCATGAGGAGTACGTTCCGCTAAAAACGGAAGTGGACACAATGCGTCGTGAATACCTGGGCCTGGAACGGTTGCCCGAACTGCACGAGGAAGAGGGATCGATTATCTCTCCAGAGTA TCGCTTCCAAAACTACTACACCGGCGGTAAAGCTCTCACGGCACCGACGGCAGCTTTCGCTCGGCCGGCGCTTTCCGCGCATCATCCTCTGCCTCCGGACGGGCCCGTTACGGCATTGCCTCCTTCGGCGCCACCAGGTTTTCTGCCACCGCCTCCGGTGGCCATGCGCATCAACAAACCACCGGAACTGCCCACCAATCGACTCCAGCCAGCGCCGTCATCCATCGGAATCGGCCATCCCACGTTCAGGTCTGATTTCAATGTCAATCTGAG GCAACAACCACCGCCGATGAAGTCGTGTCTTTCGTGCCACCAGCAGATCCACCGGAACGCGCCAATCTGTCCGCTGTGCAAGGCCAAGAGCCGCTCCCGGAATCCGAAGAAACCGAAGAAGAAGGAACACTGA
- the LOC134289796 gene encoding uncharacterized protein LOC134289796: MSKLTDGFPIKIVEHPVLNVSKCVISCSDTCIYSDEELVEELRDQGVKEVRRITKRDGNQRVNTPTIILTIQGTVVPEDIYVGWIRCRTRPFYPTPMLCYCCWDFGHTRARCQLQSNPICGNCSGKHTSTPETPCTLASFCKRCNTNDHPLSSRKCPIYVKEDEIQHLRVDLGVSYPAAKRQYDLRYSSKSMASTVAASNDQRFAELSAKLDNVLKEVKAKDDKIEALLTEIKNKNAQIERLESAMKLSPQERLKLVKEHGTIEDLVGKIRSLEADLARKDKEVAVIRDIYIPKKTTKTNYGNRTTNTDWSNESDVGNDGHKLSHNLNPEAANAKKSKAKKKAMKTDSNECLNKRTRNRLSPITTLECTPTSESSPEVIVTDISSGDEPMLNASGYISDT; encoded by the coding sequence ATGTCCAAACTAACTGACGGCTTCCCGATTAAGATCGTGGAGCATCCGGTTCTCAACGTGTCGAAGTGTGTGATAAGCTGCAGCGACACCTGTATCTACTCGGACGAAGAACTGGTTGAAGAACTGAGGGACCAGGGCGTTAAAGAAGTGCGGAGGATTACCAAGCGCGATGGCAACCAACGAGTCAATACCCCAACCATCATTTTGACTATCCAAGGCACCGTTGTTCCAGAAGACATCTACGTTGGGTGGATCCGATGTCGAACTCGCCCGTTTTATCCCACACCGATGCTGTGCTACTGTTGCTGGGATTTTGGACACACGCGTGCTCGCTGTCAGCTCCAAAGCAACCCTATTTGCGGCAACTGCTCTGGTAAGCACACAAGTACCCCCGAAACTCCATGCACGCTTGCTTCTTTCTGCAAACGATGTAACACAAACGATCATCCACTGTCAAGCCGTAAGTGCCCCATCTACGTCAAAGAAGATGAAATACAACACCTCCGGGTAGACTTAGGCGTATCCTATCCAGCAGCAAAACGTCAGTACGACCTAAGGTATAGCTCGAAATCAATGGCATCTACCGTAGCAGCCAGCAATGATCAGCGCTTTGCCGAACTCTCGGCAAAACTGGACAACGTATTGAAGGAAGTTAAAGCCAAGGACGATAAGATTGAAGCACTACTCAccgaaatcaaaaacaaaaacgcCCAGATAGAAAGGTTGGAATCGGCAATGAAACTATCACCTCAAGAAAGGCTGAAGCTGGTAAAGGAGCATGGCACTATCGAGGATCTTGTTGGCAAGATCCGCTCTCTGGAAGCAGATTTGGCAAGAAAGGACAAAGAAGTCGCCGTGATTCGTGATATTTACATCCCAAAGAAAACCACCAAAACTAACTATGGAAACAGAACCACGAACACCGACTGGTCGAATGAATCTGACGTAGGAAACGATGGACACAAATTATCCCACAATCTCAACCCTGAAGCTGCAAACGCTAAGAAATCGAAAGCAAAAAAGAAAGCTATGAAAACCGACAGTAATGAATGCCTCAACAAACGCACTAGAAACCGCCTTTCGCCAATCACAACCCTTGAATGCACACCCACATCAGAATCAAGCCCGGAAGTTATCGTCACTGACATTTCCTCAGGCGACGAACCGATGCTGAACGCATCTGGGTATATATCCGACACCTAA
- the LOC109403168 gene encoding zinc finger C4H2 domain-containing protein isoform X3: MTAVDERTIYAKLEAMKDIRSKTLQLEKVKLKIIREVENGDAEEKCLSEYRRELELLMQEKMSHVEELRQIHADINAMETVIKQAEENRIRSINMANRFHEEYVPLKTEVDTMRREYLGLERLPELHEEEGSIISPEYRFQNYYTGGKALTAPTAAFARPALSAHHPLPPDGPVTALPPSAPPGFLPPPPVAMRINKPPELPTNRLQPAPSSIGIGHPTFRQQPPPMKSCLSCHQQIHRNAPICPLCKAKSRSRNPKKPKKKEH; the protein is encoded by the exons ATGACAGCCGTCGACGAGAGAACGATTTATGCAAAGCTGGAGGCGATGAAGGATATCCG CTCGAAAACTCTTCAGTTGGAGAAGGTTAAGTTGAAAATAATCCGTGAGGTGGAAAACGGTGATGCGGAGGAAAAGTGCCTCTCGGAATACCGCCGGGAGCTGGAGCTGCTGATGCAGGAAAAGATGAGTCACGTAGAGGAACTCCGGCAGATTCATGCTGACATCAATGCG ATGGAAACCGTCATCAAGCAAGCGGAGGAGAACCGGATTCGCTCGATCAACATGGCCAATCGCTTCCATGAGGAGTACGTTCCGCTAAAAACGGAAGTGGACACAATGCGTCGTGAATACCTGGGCCTGGAACGGTTGCCCGAACTGCACGAGGAAGAGGGATCGATTATCTCTCCAGAGTA TCGCTTCCAAAACTACTACACCGGCGGTAAAGCTCTCACGGCACCGACGGCAGCTTTCGCTCGGCCGGCGCTTTCCGCGCATCATCCTCTGCCTCCGGACGGGCCCGTTACGGCATTGCCTCCTTCGGCGCCACCAGGTTTTCTGCCACCGCCTCCGGTGGCCATGCGCATCAACAAACCACCGGAACTGCCCACCAATCGACTCCAGCCAGCGCCGTCATCCATCGGAATCGGCCATCCCACGTTCAG GCAACAACCACCGCCGATGAAGTCGTGTCTTTCGTGCCACCAGCAGATCCACCGGAACGCGCCAATCTGTCCGCTGTGCAAGGCCAAGAGCCGCTCCCGGAATCCGAAGAAACCGAAGAAGAAGGAACACTGA
- the LOC109403168 gene encoding zinc finger C4H2 domain-containing protein isoform X2, translated as MTAVDERTIYAKLEAMKDIRSKTLQLEKVKLKIIREVENGDAEEKCLSEYRRELELLMQEKMSHVEELRQIHADINAMETVIKQAEENRIRSINMANRFHEEYVPLKTEVDTMRREYLGLERLPELHEEEGSIISPDRFQNYYTGGKALTAPTAAFARPALSAHHPLPPDGPVTALPPSAPPGFLPPPPVAMRINKPPELPTNRLQPAPSSIGIGHPTFRSDFNVNLRQQPPPMKSCLSCHQQIHRNAPICPLCKAKSRSRNPKKPKKKEH; from the exons ATGACAGCCGTCGACGAGAGAACGATTTATGCAAAGCTGGAGGCGATGAAGGATATCCG CTCGAAAACTCTTCAGTTGGAGAAGGTTAAGTTGAAAATAATCCGTGAGGTGGAAAACGGTGATGCGGAGGAAAAGTGCCTCTCGGAATACCGCCGGGAGCTGGAGCTGCTGATGCAGGAAAAGATGAGTCACGTAGAGGAACTCCGGCAGATTCATGCTGACATCAATGCG ATGGAAACCGTCATCAAGCAAGCGGAGGAGAACCGGATTCGCTCGATCAACATGGCCAATCGCTTCCATGAGGAGTACGTTCCGCTAAAAACGGAAGTGGACACAATGCGTCGTGAATACCTGGGCCTGGAACGGTTGCCCGAACTGCACGAGGAAGAGGGATCGATTATCTCTCCAGA TCGCTTCCAAAACTACTACACCGGCGGTAAAGCTCTCACGGCACCGACGGCAGCTTTCGCTCGGCCGGCGCTTTCCGCGCATCATCCTCTGCCTCCGGACGGGCCCGTTACGGCATTGCCTCCTTCGGCGCCACCAGGTTTTCTGCCACCGCCTCCGGTGGCCATGCGCATCAACAAACCACCGGAACTGCCCACCAATCGACTCCAGCCAGCGCCGTCATCCATCGGAATCGGCCATCCCACGTTCAGGTCTGATTTCAATGTCAATCTGAG GCAACAACCACCGCCGATGAAGTCGTGTCTTTCGTGCCACCAGCAGATCCACCGGAACGCGCCAATCTGTCCGCTGTGCAAGGCCAAGAGCCGCTCCCGGAATCCGAAGAAACCGAAGAAGAAGGAACACTGA